The genomic stretch GTAGGAGCAGTGATGGCGCCAGCAGAGGAAACCTGGAACTGGGAACTGGAACCAACAGACAAGGGGGCTAAAGGACTTGTCGTCCCAATGCCCACTCTCCCCGAACTCGCATCAACATATAAATCACCACCTCCGATATTCACGTCTCCTTCAATGTCTAAATCACCGGCAAAAGTGGAAGAAGCAGTGCCATCAATATCTAAAATCCCTGAACTAATATGGATATTATTAACTACACTCAAATCATCGGAGATTGAGGCGTGGGTAAAGGTTCCTAATGTTGAAGTTAGTGATGATAAACCCGTAAATGCTCCGCCAGTCAAAGTTGCCGTTCCGTCAAAGAAAGAACCCCCTTTAATTCTATTGGTTACGGAAAAATCATCTGAAATTGAGGCGTGAACTCCCTCAAACAAACCATTGATATATGAACTACTTGCTCTTATCTGTCCGACTACATCCAAAGCCGAATCAGGAGAAGTCGTCCCAATGCCGACGTTGCCTCCTGTAAATAAAGCAGAATAAGTAGCATTTGAAAAAGTGGAAGTGCCGGTAAATGTATTAGCAGTAACTCCTGATTGAGTATAACCTCCATCAGTAGTGATTCCTGATATTCCGGTCATAACTCCTGTAGTAGAAATGTCCCAATCGCTTGAGTTAATGTAGACAGTATTGGAATTTCCGCCAATCGTGATTGCTCCGGTTGAAGTGCCAGTTGCAATGTTTACGGCAAAGTTAGAACTGCTATTAAGATTTACAATTGCTCCGGTAACAGTAGCGCCCAAAGTTCCAGTCAAAAGTCCCGAAAAGTTAGCAACGGCAGCAGTTAGTGTGCCAGTAAGCGTCGGAGATACCGAAAGCACAAGATTGGTCGTTCCCGTAGAACCAGTCACATCACTCAAAGAGGAAATGAAGTTTGCCAATGTTGCGGATGTTCCCAAAAGTCCTCCTGTACCTGTTGTCACGAAACGGGAAGGAGTCAATCCTGTTACTGTCAGAGAAGTCCCAATCCCCACATTCCCTGTACTCGCATCAACATACAAATCATTTCCTCCGATGTTTACATCTCCGGCAACAGTTAAGTCCCCGGCAAATGAAGAAGTCGCAGTGCCGCCAATGGACAGGATGCCTGCGGTTGAGGTGATATTGCCGGAACCAGAGTAAGTTGTGCCTCCGGAAATGGCCCCGGAAAGAGTAAGGGTCGTGACATTGGCCAAAGCCCCGGCGTTTTCGGTTACTGTTCCCCACGCGCCAGTGCCAGAGGCGCTATTCTTTAAGATTTGATTAACCGAGCCGCCTGTTGGCAAATGAATATTCCCTGCTGTAGTTGCGTGAGAAATCGTAATTCCAGCAGCAGCCAATACCGACGTAGAGCCTGATAAACTAATTGGCGAACTTGCCGTAAGTGTCTGGGCGTGCAAATCATCTACTTGGTCAACATTTAGGTTGGCTACTTTGGTGGTTGAAGTAATCACAAAAGGAGCGCCTGCTGCATACGAATTTGTTAACTGGTTATTCATGGACAGAGTGGTAATACCGGACAAGGCGCCCGCATTGATAATCAAGTTGTTGATTGTATTGGTGGAGGTAGGAGCAGTGATGGCGCCAGCAGAGGAAACCTGGAACTGGGAACTGGAACCAACAGACAAGGGGGCTAAAGGACTTGTCGTCCCAATGCCCACTCTCCCCGAACTCGCATCAACATACAAATCATTATTTCCTATGTTCACATCTCCTTCAATATCTAAATCACCGGCAAAAGTGGAAGAAGCAGTGCCATCAATATCTAAAATCCCTGAACTAATATGGATATTATTAACTACACTCAAATCATCGGAGATTGAGGCGTGTGTGACAGAAAGATTATCAAATTCTAAATTTCCAGATATGTCCCAACTTGCCGAAGAATAAATTGTATTTTCCGACAAATCAGAAAATAACATATCATTACCTACGTAAAAGTCATCGGATATAGACGCAGTGCCGTCAATAGAAAGAGCGTAGGCAGGGTCAGTGTCGTTGATGCCGACGTTGCCAGTAGACAAAATACGCATTCTTTCTACTCCCCCAGCCCCTAAAGCTAATGCGCCCGAAGCATGATAATTATAAATATTCGCAACGGAAGCATTATAAAATTGAATATTAGCACTACTCATGTAGTTATTTGTATCACCAAGATATGTAGTACCCTGTAAATATGTACTTCCAAGTACGTGTAAAGGATAAGCAGGCGCCGTCGTCCCAATCCCCACATTCCCAGTACTCGCATCAACATACAAATCATTATTTCCTATGTTCACATCTCCTTCAATATCTAAATCACCGGCAAAAGTTGAAGAAGCAGTGCCGCTTGAAACCAATATACCGTCTAAATTCAGAGTACTTGAAATAGAAGCAAGAGAATCTGAAAAAGTAATATTGTCGCCAATGGTTAAATCATCGGATATTGATGCGCCTCCCTGAATATTTACAGGAAAATTAAAATCAAATCTAGTATTAGCATAATCCCATTTTAATGATGCATTAGTAATGGGATCTCCTCGTTCAAAAGTAAGATATGAATATTCTGTATCATCACTTACGTTGTCAGAATTAATAATAAACGCCTGATTTATTGTTCCTCCGATATCTGCTCCTGTGGCTGAAATTGTAGCTACGGTTAATTCATCAAAATATCCATATCTCCATCTATTGTCTGTGGTACCAATGCTTCTCGTGTTGTTATCAGGAATCAAATCAGAACCAACATAAGAATTAACTATTAACACATCAGTTGTGGCATCGCCAAATTCAACATTGCCAGATACTTCAAAATTTCCAGAAACAGAAATCCCTCCATCCGAAACATTACTAACCAATAATCCATCACCAAAATAAAAATCGCCCGAGATTGATGCTAAACTATCCGAGAAGGTAATATTATCACCAATGGTTAAATCGTCGGATATAGAAGCGTGTTTCATATTTGTTAATCCGGTAAAATATGAACTGCTTGCTGTTATTTGACCTGCAACATCTAATGCGTAATCAGGAGAAGATGTGCCGATGCCAAGATTTCCTGCAAGATAATTTTGTCCGCCAGCGGAATAAATAGCATAAGAAGTAGAACCCACTGCCTGGTCTCCAAGATAAATCCCGTAATTAGTGCCGATTGTGCTTGTGGCATCTTTAATTGGCTTGCCAATATATGCTCCATAATTTGTTTGTATGTTTGAACTGGTGTATAAAAGCGATGACCAATCAATTCTAATACCATAATTATTGGTAACATTCATATTATTATCATAGTAAGCATAGCCGTAATAATTGTGAGAATTGGTTATTTTCCCGCCATTGGTCCCGTCCCCATAATTTTCTGATTCATATCCCGCAAGATGAGTTATTGTTCCGGCTCCATTATGCTGTCCCCAACTATTTACAACTTCCATAATATTGATATTTCCCGAGCCATAATTTCTCACTGTTGAACTATCTCCCATAATCCGCCACATCGCTTGCGTTGAATCAGATTCCACGTCGGTACTGCTATAAATATTACTAAAATCGCCATTTGTGGCATTTGGATTAATGGTTAAATGAGAATCTACATTGTTAGTAATGGCATTTAAATCCGTAGCGCTGGCGCTGACGACTAATTTTGAATAATCCGTAGGAATTGTTCCGATTCCCGTATTGCCGTTATGTGCTACTGAAAATAAATCCCCCGTAGATATACTGCTTACTGCAAATAAATAATCACTTAAATCATCATCCTGGATTCCTAATAGAGCGCCAGGGATTGTTGTTCCAATACCGACATTACCGCCAACTAGAAAATTACCCGACACAGATGCTAAACTATCCGAAAAAGTAATGTTATCGCCGATAGTTAAATCATCCGAGACGGAAACATGAGTTCCGGTAAAATTTTCAACAATTAGATTATCAGAAATATTTATATTATTTATTGTCAGATCATCTGATATTGAGGCGTGGGTAAAAGAAAGAGTATCTCCTCCGCTGATATTCCCAGAACCAATAGTCAAAATACCATCACTTATAGTCCCACCAATAATTGTTCCTACCACGGTTAAATTTTTAGCCATATCCACGTTTTCGTTAAAATCAACTTCATTGTTAACATTATTAATTCCGCCTGCTGCAACAGCTTCTGAATAGTAATAATTATTCTGCGTAATTATCTGGCTGCCGATCTTAGATTGGAAATCAGTGATATCGCCAGCTATTTGAGCAAGAACTTCATTCCTGAAAACAGCAAACTGGGCATTTAATAAATCCTGATCCTTAATCACGGCCACTTCTTTTTGCACGGGAGTAACGCTGGTTATATATTGGATAATCTGCTGGGTTTCTTTATTGATAACGATTGTTTTACCTTCTATCAACTCGCGCATATCTCTTAATTTCTGGTAAAGCTCGCGGATGGAGACAAAGGATTGGTCGGAGGTATCGTAGTTATAATAGAAAGGAGTAAGCGACTTAAAAGAGAAGAATGATGGTATGCGGCCAATAGATTTTATGGTATTGCTGGACAAATTAATAACAAAACTGCCTGAATCGGAAAGTATTTTATCAAAAAATGCCAAGACATCTCTAAGTACAGGATTAAAAAACGCATTAGATTTTCTATCCACGGCTTTTATTCCTAAAATTATAGTTTCAACCGTATCAATAACAGAAGTTCCGATTTTGCTATGTTTAATATTCTTTAAAACATTTTCTAAATTAAAACTGGCTGCCAGTATTTTATTTGTTTCAATTATAGCTTGCGCTGGAAGCTTATTAATATCCTGTGTGTTATTGGAAGATATTTTTACTATAAAATCTTCGATTGGTTTTGGAATTTGCAAAACCCCGTCTTTAAACGAGGTGTAAGCAGAAGCGAAAAAAGCGAATAACATTACACTGACTAAGGACAAAACAAAGATTTTTTTGGCAAACTGACTTATTTCCGGTATCTTCCCGCCATTACCATTGGCTAGATCAATATAGTTCGTATATTCTTCCAGCCACTGAAATGTAGTCATCCAATCCCTGCCGATTTTTATGGCCTTTAATTTTCCTTGCCTCGCCATTAATGCAAAATGTTTTTGCGTGCAACCATAAATTCGTGCCGCCTCTAATAGCGATATGTATCTTTTATTGGTTAAGTTTTTGTCTTTTTTAAAACTCATTTGGGTTTTACGTTATATTCCTTTAGTGCTCCATCTTTTAGCTCTATTTTTTTAGACATATTCCTTTTGGAATATACAAAAATAGAGGTGATGTTAACTAATTAAGAATCTACGTAAAACCCTTAATCGATATTCCACCCTAATAAATATATTAACTTATCTTAATTATAGCATAAATTTACCCTGTCAATAGCTATAGTCTGTGGATAACCAAAACCCCTTATTTTTAATAAAATATAGGGGCGATAAAGGAATGAAACCTAACTAAATGCCCTTCTCTACTTATAGAGAAGTGAGTTATATTCAATTTAAAAGAACTTGAAGCTATTTACGAACATATTATACACACATATTACACTTATATTATAGATTATATCTATCAAGGTTTATCAATGTTGTCCTTGTCATCACTGATTAGAAAAAATTAAAGAGAATATCGTATAAACAAAACCCATAACAAAGACCGCGATTATAAGATATCTTATTACAAATGGAATCCTTACCTTATAATCCGGCTCTTTGTCCCCTAAATCTATTGATTTTCTGTGAATTAACACTATAGAAACACACTCAACTATTCCCATTAATGCCCCTAAGATAGTTATAACAATGACAAAGTTTTGAACACCTAAAACAAACAAAATTAAAGGAATAGAACAAGTAATAAACCATGCCCAGTTTTTCCTAAACCCAAAATCATTGAGATATGTTTCCTTTAAGGATAGTCCTAAAGCGAAAAACGATGTAATGGTTGCCAAAAAACCAAATACAGCGCCGAGCAAAACGACCCTACTGCCTAACACATCTATTAAACCACTAACAGCATTTAAAGAAGTATCCTTACCAGTTAATCCGATTGTTGTTGCTATAAAAACAAGATAAAGAATAGCCGGAATTATTGTGCCCAAGATAATTACCTTTTTGTAATGCTTCTTTTTTTCGGTGTCCGATAAAATATTCCTTATCTCTGGCACAGCAACTAGTCCAGCCAAAGAGTAAAGAATCACTCCGTAAGGCACAATCGCATTGCGCCAATTGATTGTTTTTAGATTGCTAATATCAATATAATTAAAGCCGAAATAAAGAAACAAAAATACTATTAAAATCAAGAATAATCCCATCAATAAATCTAATCCAGTGATCAATTTTAATCCGAAATAAACAGCAGCAGAGCCGATTATAAAAAATACCAAATTAAAAACAATAAGCGGCAAATTTACAATTGGGGATAAAATAGTATAGAGAAAACTTCCGCCAACAACAATATAAACCAAAAGCGATCCATAAAACCCACCGATGACAAAAAATCCAACTATCTTTTTAGCTCTCTCCCCTAAATAACGCCCGGCGTAACCAGGCAAACGATGTTTTCCTTTTGTCCTCGAAATAATCTCGCCGTAAAACAAATGAATCAGCGTCATAGCTATTGTCAGAATGAATAAAAAAATAGCTATAATCAAGAAACCAGATTTAGTTCCGACATAAGGAAGCCCGAACATACCTACTCCTACAATTGTACTCATTAAAACCGCTGTTGCTAATATAAATCCTTTCATTGATTTAATTGTAACTTAAATCCGAGTTTTCATCAAACTCGGATTTATATATTTTGACTATATTAGATATACCCGCCCTTTTTTAACCACTCAATCAAATAAGCCAGTATTATTGCCCAAACAAAACTGATGATTAAAATTATCTTTCCTTCTCTCCTTAATTTCGGCTCAGTTAAAAAGCCAAAAGATACAACTAGGCCTGAAAAAATAGGATTAAGCAAAGCAATAACAATTCCAATAATGAACCATTTTCTTTTCGAACTAATCTCAATGGCTTCTTTTTTAAAAGATATAATCATACCCCGTACTAGATTTTCGACATATTTAAGCTGAGTTCATCGAAAATCAATTAATGTTTGTTATTTATAATAATCTTTATTTGTTTAATCATGTCCCGATTGTGCTCCGACTGCAGTCGGAGCAGTCGAAAATTCAGTATCAGGGCATAGGTGAAACATTGATAAACCTATATAATTATTAAACCTTATAGACCAAATCTCCTTCTCTTACTTTTTCTTTGACTGCCATTCCAATCACATCACCTTTTTTGGCTTTATCGATTTGTTCATGCTCTACCTGCATTGACTTTACATCTTCTTCAAAATCAGTAGTATTTCCTTTAATATGGATCTTGTCTCCTTTTTTCAGCGCTTTACTCACTTCAATAATGCCAACATTAATCTTGTCGTAGTAATGGAT from Patescibacteria group bacterium encodes the following:
- a CDS encoding translation elongation factor-like protein, coding for MAKEIKKTKKTTEKTAKEQLVGKIIHYYDKINVGIIEVSKALKKGDKIHIKGNTTDFEEDVKSMQVEHEQIDKAKKGDVIGMAVKEKVREGDLVYKV